In Planctomycetia bacterium, the genomic window GTGAGCCGGATCCCGGAGTTTCATTGCGAGCTGAATCGCAGGCCATCCCGGCTTGGAAGCACGTTGGTGACAATGCCCAATCGGTAGCTATCTCGCCCGACGGCAAGTGGATCGCGGCGGCGTTCGGAGGCCCCTCCAACGGACGCTTCCCCCTGGAACCGCGCGGCGGCGGGATCGCGATTTGGGACGCAAGCAACGGGAAGCTGTTGCGTAAGGTAGGAGAATACGGCGATGTCGTTCGTCTGGAGTTCACGCACGATAGCCAGACGCTGCTCTACGGTCGCTTATATTGTCCCGGCGATAGCATCGATCTCGATGACGTGGTCTTGTTGAACGTCGCAAGCGGAAAACAACTACAGCGTTGGAACAGGGGTTACGTCTGCGCGGCTTCTCCCAAGTCCGCGCAGATTTTGACCGCGCAAGGACGCGAGATTTGTAACGCCTTGGAATTGAACGACCTCCACATTCCGGGGCGCGACCGCAACATCGAGCTGAAGGATACGCATCCGGCGCGGTGCCTCGCGTATTCCCCTGAGGGGAAAATCTTCGTGGCGGTGCATCCGGTGCTGGAGCCGTTCATCGGCAAAGACGGCGTCGTCAAGCCCAACGTCCATTCGGTTCGTCTGGAAGGTCTTGCGGTTTTCGATGCAGCGACGACGTCCCTCCGACGAAGGATCATTGCGAGCGAGTTGCAGAACTGCACGGAAGTTGATGTTTCTCCGGACGGGAAGTTGATCGCGACGGGGCACGCCAAGGGGAGTGTCCGAGTCTGGGACGGCACGTCGCTCACTATGATTCAGGAATTGAGGATCGAGACGGCCGACTCGGTATGTCCGCGATTCTCCCCAGATGGTCGACAACTCGCGGTCCTTTCGCAGCCTGCCGACGCGCCTCGCCGGCAAGATGCAGTCGAAGCCGGCGGTTCCAAGACCCCTCAGAAGCAAAAAGGGACGACTTGCGAACTCGTCTTCTACGAAACGAACAAACTTCAAGCCCTTCGCCGTTTCGTTTTCGACGACGGCGCCTTCGCCTGCTACGCCGGCCGCCGTGAATCGCTGAATCCGCGCCGGCTGGCTTTTTCCGCCGACGGTAAACGTCTACTCATCGGGTGCAATGGTCTGGTGCTCATCGAAACGGAAACGGGAAAGATCGTCTGCCAGTTCGACTCGAAATAGTCGGTCGGCGAGAACGCGGTCCATCCATGTCGGCTAGGTGCTCGCTGCTTCGCTACCTGTGTAGAGCATTTCCATCGGCGTCCCTTGGTTCAATTGCGCCGGACGACCTTGGCGGTCGTAGATCGTCGCTTCGTGATCGATGCCGAGCGCCGAATAGACCGTTGCGCCGAGGTCTTCCGGCGTGTAAGCCTTCGTAATCGGGTAGCCTCCCATCGCGTCGGACTTGCCGATGACTTGCCCTCCTTGCACCCCCGCGCCGGCGAATAGTCCGCTGAAGCAATAGCCCCAGTGGTCGCGCCCGGCGTTGGCATTGATCTTCGGCGTCCGACCGAATTCGCCGATCAAGATGACGAGCGTGTCGTCGATCCGTCCGGTCGCTTCGAGATCGTCCAGGAGTGCCGCCATTCCTTGATCGACCGGTGGCAGGAGCCGATCCTTCAACGTCGTAAAGACGTTGCTGTGGTTGTCCCAGGTTTGCACACGTCCGAGATTCACCTGCACGACCGGCACGCCGATCTCGACTAAGCGTCGGGCCAACAAGAGCGACTGGCCGTAAGTGTGCCGGCCGTAGCGATCGCGCGTCGCGTCCGACTCTCGACCAAGCTCAAACGCTTGCGTCAAACGCTGCGAAGTGAGCATCGAGAACGCGAGTTGCTGCTGGTTGGTGAGACGCTGTAACTCGCCGCCTCGGTCTAAGACCGACTGCCGAGCGTTGATCTCGGCCAGTAGCGATCGGCGATCGGTGAGCCGTTCTAAATCGATCCCAGCGGCCAAGGTGAGATTGTCGACACGGAAGCCGGGTTGGTTCGGATCGGCCGTAATCTGCCAAGGGTCGTGCTTCGGCGCAAGGAGGCCGCCGTGCTGGCCGGGCCAAGTGAGCGGGCTTTGCATCAGGAAGCTCGGGAGATGCACGCCGCTGGGGATCGCTTCCGACGGCGGCTTCAAGTGGTCGCAAGCGGCGGCATAGCAGGGCCAGTCGGTGCGCGACGCAACCTTGTCGAAGAACCCACCCGGTTGCAGATGACCGGTGAGCATGTGATGCGTCGACATCAAGTGATTGTTATCGCGATGCGAAAACGAACGCACCACCGCGTATTTCTTCGCTCGCTCGGCAAGCCGGGGTAGATGCTCGCAAACTTGAAAGCCGGCGACCGGCGTTGCGATCGGTTGAAACGGACCGCGCACCTCCGCCGCAGCCTCGGGCTTCATATCGAACGTATCGTGATGACTGCAAGCGCCGGTTTGAAACGCGATGATCACCGACTTCGCACGCGCCGGACGGTTATTTGCCGTCGCGAGTGCGGCCTGCGCCTGTTTGTCCAAAACCGAAGCGAGAGAAAGCCCCAACAACGCCGAAGAGCCGACCTGCAATAACTCGCGGCGACGGACACCGATACTCGCGGGAAGTGATGCTGGCATGATAATGCTCGGGCAGGAGTGCAATGGCAGGCGGGAGCCTGATTCTATCCGGATCTCTCGGGCGAAGCGACATGGAACGCCACCGGCGTTTGCTTGCGGAGGGATTGGGGCCGGCATAGTCTGGGAGCGATTCCAACCCTTTTCGCATTCCCCAATGCAGAGTCCCCCTATGTCGTCACCCCGGCGCGTTCCACGACGAGATTTCCTGGCAACCGCGGCCATTGCAACGGCTGCCCCCTTTGCGGCTTCACGTTCGGTCATCGCCGCGCCGAAGACGCCCGTCGCCAACGAGCGGCTCACGCTCGGGTTCATCGGAATGGGCAAGCAAAGTCGCGGGCATTTGCAATGGGCGTTGAACAACCCTCAGACGGAGGTGGTCGCCGTATGCGACGTGCATGATCTCCGACTCGAAGATGCCGCGGTTGCGGTCGGGAAGAAATACGGCGAGAGGAAGAAGTCAGGCTCGGCGGTTACTTGCGCCTCGTATCGAGACTTCCGTAAACTGCTCGCTCGCGACGACATCGACGGGGTTGTGATCTCGACCCCCGATCACTGGCACGCGATTCCTTCCATTTTGGCGGCGCGGGCGAAGAAGCATGTCTATTGCGAGAAACCGCTCTCGCTGACGATCTCCGAATCGCGGGCGATGGTCGCTGCGGCGCG contains:
- a CDS encoding DUF1501 domain-containing protein is translated as MPASLPASIGVRRRELLQVGSSALLGLSLASVLDKQAQAALATANNRPARAKSVIIAFQTGACSHHDTFDMKPEAAAEVRGPFQPIATPVAGFQVCEHLPRLAERAKKYAVVRSFSHRDNNHLMSTHHMLTGHLQPGGFFDKVASRTDWPCYAAACDHLKPPSEAIPSGVHLPSFLMQSPLTWPGQHGGLLAPKHDPWQITADPNQPGFRVDNLTLAAGIDLERLTDRRSLLAEINARQSVLDRGGELQRLTNQQQLAFSMLTSQRLTQAFELGRESDATRDRYGRHTYGQSLLLARRLVEIGVPVVQVNLGRVQTWDNHSNVFTTLKDRLLPPVDQGMAALLDDLEATGRIDDTLVILIGEFGRTPKINANAGRDHWGYCFSGLFAGAGVQGGQVIGKSDAMGGYPITKAYTPEDLGATVYSALGIDHEATIYDRQGRPAQLNQGTPMEMLYTGSEAAST